From Salipiger profundus, a single genomic window includes:
- a CDS encoding 5-formyltetrahydrofolate cyclo-ligase translates to MNVDALADAKQVARREALARRKAAHSTDRGAGAGRLSELLAGHRGVPLSGYMPIRSEIDPRPAMAEASAYGPVAIPVIEGPGLPLHFALWEPEMPLVEGPFGACIPAEPQYVTPEILIVPLVAFTRAGARLGYGGGFYDRTLAKLRGEGAVLAIGFAYAAQEAEALPHDPNDQPLDLIVTETEVISPA, encoded by the coding sequence GTGAACGTCGACGCGCTCGCGGACGCGAAGCAGGTTGCGCGGCGGGAGGCGCTGGCCCGGCGCAAGGCAGCGCACAGCACCGACAGGGGCGCCGGGGCAGGGCGCCTGTCGGAGCTTCTGGCGGGCCACAGGGGCGTGCCGCTCTCGGGCTACATGCCGATCCGCTCCGAGATCGACCCGCGCCCGGCGATGGCCGAGGCCAGTGCCTATGGTCCCGTCGCGATCCCGGTGATCGAGGGGCCGGGCCTGCCGCTGCACTTCGCGCTCTGGGAGCCCGAGATGCCCTTGGTCGAGGGGCCGTTCGGCGCCTGCATCCCCGCCGAGCCGCAATACGTGACGCCCGAGATCCTGATCGTGCCGCTCGTGGCCTTCACCCGCGCCGGCGCCCGGCTGGGCTACGGTGGCGGGTTCTACGACCGCACGCTTGCGAAACTGCGCGGGGAAGGGGCGGTGTTGGCCATCGGCTTCGCCTACGCCGCGCAGGAGGCCGAGGCGCTGCCGCATGATCCGAACGACCAGCCGCTCGACCTGATCGTGACCGAGACCGAGGTGATCTCGCCCGCGTGA
- the mgtE gene encoding magnesium transporter: MTEENDQVVLDEEHKDGDDAYSLQPKNVAAILYAVDIGDRERLVELMEPLHPADIADLLEQINAFDRMRLIKLYDKEFDGDILSELDESIREEVIHALHPAVLADAVRELESDDVVDLLEDLDQAQQEAILEVLDNQDRVAVEKSLTYPEYSAGRLMQREVVMAPEHWNVGEAIDYLRSTEGLPEQFYHIVLVDPKLRPIGNVALGRLMASRREILLRSLISDTFHVIPVTRDEGEVAYAFNQYHLISAPVVDENERLVGVITIDDAMAVLDEEHEEDILRLAGVGEESRLSDSVLETVRQRLPWLAVNLLTAVLASLVIAQFEGVIAQVVALAVLMPIVASMGGNAGTQSLTVAVRALATKDLTGSNVWRIIRREAAVGLVNGATFAVVMGALEFVWFGSVMLGVVIAAAMIINLLVAGLAGIAIPVILERLKVDPALASGTFVTTVTDVVGFFAFLGLASLVLL; this comes from the coding sequence ATGACAGAAGAAAACGACCAGGTCGTCCTCGACGAAGAGCACAAGGACGGCGACGACGCCTATTCCCTGCAACCCAAGAACGTCGCCGCGATCCTCTACGCGGTGGACATCGGCGACCGGGAACGGCTCGTCGAGCTGATGGAGCCGTTGCACCCGGCCGACATCGCCGACCTTCTGGAGCAGATCAACGCCTTCGACCGGATGCGGCTGATCAAGCTCTACGACAAGGAGTTCGACGGCGACATCCTGTCGGAACTCGACGAATCGATCCGGGAAGAGGTGATTCACGCGCTGCACCCCGCGGTGCTGGCCGACGCCGTGCGCGAGCTGGAATCGGACGACGTGGTCGACCTGCTCGAGGATCTCGACCAGGCGCAGCAGGAAGCGATTCTCGAGGTTCTCGACAACCAGGACCGGGTGGCCGTCGAGAAGTCGCTGACCTATCCGGAGTATTCCGCCGGCCGCCTGATGCAGCGCGAGGTCGTGATGGCGCCCGAGCACTGGAACGTCGGCGAGGCGATCGACTACCTGCGTTCGACCGAGGGCCTGCCAGAGCAGTTCTACCACATCGTGCTGGTCGATCCGAAGCTGCGCCCGATCGGCAACGTGGCGCTGGGGCGGCTCATGGCCTCGCGCCGCGAGATCCTGCTGCGCTCGCTGATCTCGGACACCTTCCACGTCATCCCGGTGACCCGCGACGAGGGCGAGGTCGCCTATGCGTTCAACCAGTATCACCTGATCTCGGCGCCGGTGGTGGACGAGAACGAGCGGCTGGTCGGCGTCATCACCATCGACGACGCGATGGCCGTGCTCGACGAGGAGCACGAGGAAGACATCCTGCGCCTCGCCGGCGTCGGCGAGGAAAGCCGGCTGTCGGACAGCGTGCTCGAGACCGTCCGGCAGCGTCTGCCGTGGCTCGCGGTGAACCTGCTGACGGCGGTGCTGGCGTCGCTGGTCATCGCGCAGTTCGAGGGCGTCATCGCGCAGGTCGTGGCGCTGGCGGTGCTGATGCCCATCGTGGCCTCGATGGGCGGCAACGCGGGCACGCAGTCGCTGACGGTGGCGGTGCGCGCGCTGGCCACCAAGGACCTCACCGGCTCGAACGTCTGGCGCATCATCCGCCGTGAGGCGGCGGTGGGGCTGGTGAACGGCGCCACCTTCGCGGTGGTCATGGGCGCGCTCGAATTCGTCTGGTTCGGCTCGGTTATGCTGGGCGTGGTGATCGCGGCGGCCATGATCATCAACCTGCTGGTGGCGGGGCTCGCGGGCATCGCGATCCCGGTCATTCTCGAGCGGCTCAAGGTCGACCCGGCGCTCGCCTCGGGCACCTTCGTGACGACCGTGACCGACGTGGTGGGCTTCTTCGCCTTCCTCGGCCTCGCCAGTCTGGTGCTGCTGTGA
- the guaD gene encoding guanine deaminase, whose amino-acid sequence MTTLHLGQILSFDGSPFDEGPTAAWHERQGGLVVGDGRILAVGPADAMRMSHPEAEVIDHGEGLIVPGFVDAHAHYPQTGMIASWGKRLIDWLNHYTFPEEMRFADPAYARDVAGRYLDLLLANGTTSVCSFCTIHPHSVDALFEAAESRRMRVFAGKTCMDRDTAPEGLRDTAQGAYDDSKALLERWHGRGRASYVITPRFSPTSTPDQLRALGALWAEHPGCPMQTHLSEQTDEIAWVKSLYPDARDYLDTYEAYGLLGPGGLYGHAIHLEPRERERLREIGASLVHCPTSNTFIGSGLFDMDGLAREGQIIGLATDTGGGSSFSMLRTMAAAYEIGQLRGRPLHASELLWLATQGSARALRADDRIGNLAAGMEADFIVLDLASTPAIAQRSASAEDIWEALFPTIMMGDDRAVTGTWVAGERTRVG is encoded by the coding sequence ATGACCACTCTGCATCTTGGACAGATCCTGAGCTTCGACGGCTCGCCTTTCGACGAGGGGCCGACGGCGGCCTGGCACGAGCGGCAGGGCGGCCTCGTCGTCGGAGACGGCCGGATTCTCGCCGTCGGGCCGGCGGACGCGATGCGGATGTCACACCCCGAGGCCGAGGTGATCGACCACGGCGAGGGGCTGATCGTTCCGGGGTTCGTCGATGCCCACGCCCACTACCCCCAGACCGGGATGATCGCGAGCTGGGGCAAGCGGCTGATCGACTGGCTGAACCACTACACCTTCCCCGAAGAGATGCGCTTTGCCGATCCCGCCTATGCGCGCGACGTGGCCGGGCGCTACCTCGACCTGCTGCTGGCGAATGGCACGACCTCGGTCTGCTCGTTCTGCACCATCCACCCGCATTCCGTCGACGCGCTCTTCGAGGCCGCCGAGTCGCGGAGGATGCGCGTCTTCGCCGGCAAGACCTGCATGGACCGCGACACCGCCCCCGAGGGGCTACGCGACACCGCGCAGGGGGCCTATGACGACAGCAAGGCGCTGCTCGAGCGCTGGCACGGTCGCGGGCGGGCGTCCTATGTCATCACGCCGCGCTTCTCGCCGACCTCCACGCCCGACCAGTTGCGCGCGCTCGGCGCGCTCTGGGCCGAGCACCCGGGCTGCCCGATGCAGACGCACCTGTCGGAACAGACCGACGAGATCGCCTGGGTCAAGTCGCTCTATCCAGATGCCCGCGACTACCTCGACACCTACGAGGCCTACGGGCTGCTCGGTCCCGGCGGCCTCTACGGCCACGCCATCCACCTCGAGCCGCGCGAGCGCGAGCGGCTGCGCGAGATCGGCGCGTCGCTGGTGCACTGCCCGACCTCGAACACCTTCATCGGCTCGGGGCTGTTCGACATGGACGGGCTCGCGCGCGAGGGGCAGATCATCGGGCTTGCCACCGACACCGGCGGCGGCTCGTCGTTCTCGATGCTGCGCACCATGGCCGCCGCCTACGAGATCGGCCAGCTGCGCGGCCGCCCGCTGCATGCCTCCGAGCTGCTGTGGCTCGCGACGCAGGGCTCGGCCCGCGCGCTTCGGGCCGACGACCGTATCGGCAACCTCGCGGCGGGGATGGAGGCGGATTTCATCGTGCTCGACCTTGCCTCGACCCCGGCCATCGCGCAGCGCAGCGCCAGCGCCGAAGACATCTGGGAGGCGCTTTTCCCGACCATCATGATGGGGGACGACCGCGCCGTCACGGGCACCTGGGTCGCCGGGGAAAGAACGCGCGTGGGTTGA
- a CDS encoding SDR family oxidoreductase, with product MSRILLIGATGGVGHRLLPMLIEAGHSVTALHRKPEQAEALRAAGATPLQADLMEISAGEMAQAARGHDVIVFSAGAAGSGSHRTAEIDGKGPVKMIEAARANDISRVYLVSAFPDAGRDSEPKEGFEFYMKTKKEADAAVAASGLDFVILRPGTLLDEPADERISLSVALTYGTVKRGNVAAVLAALIDRPEIRREVVELTDGSTPVVEAVDALRR from the coding sequence ATGTCCAGAATACTGCTGATCGGCGCCACCGGCGGCGTCGGACACCGTCTGCTGCCGATGCTCATCGAGGCCGGTCACAGCGTCACCGCCCTGCACCGGAAACCCGAGCAGGCCGAAGCATTGCGCGCGGCCGGGGCAACGCCGCTGCAGGCCGACCTCATGGAGATTTCCGCCGGCGAAATGGCCCAGGCCGCCCGCGGGCACGATGTGATCGTCTTCTCGGCCGGCGCGGCGGGCAGCGGCTCGCACCGCACCGCCGAGATCGACGGCAAGGGCCCGGTCAAGATGATCGAGGCGGCCCGTGCCAACGACATCTCGCGAGTCTACCTCGTCTCCGCCTTCCCCGATGCGGGCCGCGACAGCGAACCGAAAGAGGGCTTCGAATTCTACATGAAGACCAAGAAGGAGGCCGACGCCGCGGTCGCCGCCTCGGGGCTGGATTTCGTCATCCTGCGGCCCGGCACGCTGCTGGACGAACCGGCAGACGAGCGGATTTCGCTATCGGTCGCCCTGACCTACGGGACGGTGAAGCGCGGCAACGTGGCCGCCGTGCTCGCGGCGCTGATCGACCGCCCGGAGATCCGCCGCGAGGTGGTCGAACTGACCGACGGGAGCACGCCGGTGGTGGAAGCGGTGGACGCGCTGCGCCGCTGA
- a CDS encoding CAP domain-containing protein → MKPATLAVLLMLPLAACMEVDVRAQAEPGSAGAGAAAPSGGGQDSSHNYYMYGRSDDAPDAQVNPGRAFNDYRARLGLPRLSRSGRLDAAAAAHARDVARMGEVTHAGSNGSTIGQRVRAQGYDYGRVAENVAWTARGFPTVMKVWNDSPGHRANLRLRDVTEFGLARSGDYWVLLVARPK, encoded by the coding sequence ATGAAACCCGCCACGCTTGCCGTTCTCCTCATGCTCCCGCTCGCCGCCTGCATGGAGGTCGACGTGCGCGCCCAGGCCGAGCCCGGCAGCGCAGGCGCGGGCGCAGCGGCGCCCTCGGGCGGGGGGCAGGACAGCTCGCACAACTATTACATGTATGGGCGGAGCGATGACGCGCCGGACGCGCAGGTGAATCCGGGCCGCGCGTTCAACGACTACCGCGCGCGGCTCGGGCTGCCGCGTCTGTCGCGGTCCGGTCGGCTGGATGCCGCTGCGGCCGCCCATGCCCGCGACGTGGCGCGGATGGGCGAGGTCACCCACGCCGGCTCGAACGGCAGCACCATCGGTCAGCGGGTGCGCGCGCAGGGCTACGACTACGGCCGCGTCGCCGAGAACGTCGCCTGGACGGCCCGAGGGTTTCCGACCGTGATGAAGGTCTGGAACGACTCGCCGGGACACCGCGCCAACCTGCGCCTGCGCGATGTGACCGAATTCGGGCTCGCGCGGTCCGGTGACTACTGGGTGCTGTTGGTGGCGCGGCCGAAGTGA
- a CDS encoding CAP domain-containing protein: protein MRIFRGAALGLALLAAGCATTASEATGSRTVQVSTASAASLNAFREANGRAPLARSAKLQRAAEAHARDMAQMDRMIHRGSDGSAISDRVKRQGYRFGKVAENIAKTGRGQARAMQIWIDSPPHRSNMLMRDATQYGLAQSGDYWAMVVARPR from the coding sequence ATGAGGATCTTCAGGGGAGCCGCCCTCGGGCTGGCCCTGCTGGCGGCGGGCTGCGCAACGACGGCGTCCGAGGCCACCGGCTCGCGCACGGTGCAGGTTTCGACCGCAAGCGCGGCCTCGCTCAACGCCTTCCGCGAGGCCAACGGGCGGGCCCCGCTCGCGCGCTCCGCGAAGTTGCAGCGTGCCGCCGAGGCCCATGCCCGCGACATGGCGCAGATGGACCGAATGATCCATCGCGGCTCGGACGGCAGCGCGATCTCGGACCGGGTCAAGCGGCAGGGTTACCGCTTCGGGAAAGTGGCCGAGAACATCGCGAAGACCGGCCGGGGGCAGGCGCGGGCGATGCAGATCTGGATCGACTCTCCGCCGCACCGGAGCAACATGCTTATGCGGGACGCGACGCAATACGGGCTGGCGCAGTCCGGCGACTACTGGGCGATGGTGGTGGCACGTCCCCGCTGA
- a CDS encoding 8-oxoguanine deaminase, whose protein sequence is MPEILIRNAQSVLTMDDDGRELAGADILLRDGVIAAIGSGLQTSGEIVEAGRCVVTPGLVNTHHHLYQTLTRAVPGAQDALLFGWLKTLYPIWARFGPEEMRVSALTGLAELALSGCTLTSDHLYLYPNGSRLDDTIDAAQEIGLRFHATRGAMSIGESDGGLPPDSLVELEETILEDCIRVIDAFHDPREGTMVRVGVAPCSPFSVSRELMRDAALLARDKGVMLHTHLAENDEDIAYSEAQFGCRPGQYAEELGWTGPDVWHAHCVKLDGQEIDLFAQSRTGVAHCPCSNCRLGSGIAPVRAMVDAGVPVGLGVDGSASNDGSNLMAEARQAMLLQRVSSGADAMSAREALRLATRGGAEVLGRLDCGQVAVGKRADLALWDVSGIESAGSWEKAALLLAGPSRVRHLFVEGRQVVRDGLLATIDLGATIARQTELAQALAERS, encoded by the coding sequence ATGCCCGAAATCCTGATCCGCAATGCGCAGAGCGTCCTGACGATGGACGACGACGGGCGCGAACTTGCCGGCGCCGACATCCTGCTGCGCGACGGGGTCATCGCCGCGATCGGAAGCGGCCTGCAGACCTCGGGTGAGATCGTCGAGGCCGGGCGCTGTGTCGTGACGCCGGGGCTGGTGAACACCCATCACCATCTCTACCAGACGCTGACGCGCGCGGTGCCGGGGGCGCAGGATGCGCTGCTCTTCGGCTGGCTCAAGACGCTCTACCCGATCTGGGCGCGCTTCGGCCCCGAGGAAATGCGGGTCTCGGCGCTGACCGGGCTTGCCGAGCTGGCGCTCTCCGGCTGCACGCTGACTTCGGATCACCTGTATCTCTATCCCAACGGATCGCGGCTTGATGACACCATCGACGCCGCGCAGGAGATCGGCCTGCGCTTCCACGCCACGCGCGGGGCGATGTCCATCGGTGAGAGCGACGGCGGCCTGCCGCCCGACAGCCTCGTGGAACTCGAAGAGACGATCCTCGAGGATTGCATTCGGGTGATCGACGCCTTCCACGACCCGCGCGAGGGCACGATGGTGCGGGTGGGCGTGGCGCCCTGTTCGCCGTTCTCGGTCAGTCGCGAGCTGATGCGCGACGCGGCGCTGCTGGCGCGCGACAAGGGCGTGATGCTGCACACCCACCTCGCGGAGAACGACGAGGACATCGCCTATTCCGAGGCGCAGTTCGGCTGCCGCCCAGGGCAGTATGCGGAAGAGCTCGGTTGGACGGGGCCCGACGTCTGGCACGCCCACTGTGTGAAGCTCGACGGGCAGGAGATCGACCTGTTCGCGCAGTCCCGCACCGGGGTGGCGCATTGCCCCTGTTCGAACTGCCGGCTGGGGTCGGGCATCGCGCCGGTCCGCGCGATGGTCGACGCTGGCGTGCCCGTGGGGCTGGGGGTCGACGGCTCGGCAAGCAACGACGGCTCGAACCTGATGGCCGAGGCGCGGCAGGCGATGCTGCTGCAACGGGTTTCGAGCGGGGCCGACGCGATGAGCGCGCGCGAGGCGCTGCGGCTTGCCACGCGGGGCGGGGCCGAGGTGCTGGGGCGGCTTGACTGCGGACAGGTCGCCGTCGGCAAGCGCGCCGACCTGGCGCTCTGGGATGTGAGCGGCATCGAGAGTGCCGGGAGCTGGGAAAAGGCCGCGCTGCTGCTGGCCGGTCCTTCGCGGGTGCGGCACCTGTTCGTCGAGGGGCGTCAGGTGGTGCGCGACGGCCTGCTCGCGACGATTGATCTTGGCGCAACCATTGCGCGACAGACCGAACTTGCGCAGGCTCTTGCCGAACGAAGCTGA
- the hisN gene encoding histidinol-phosphatase, whose product MADISDNLAEELWLTAHALADAARGAILPHFRATGLDAENKEAGGFDPVTVADHAAETAMREVLAQRRPQDGILGEEQGIVEGTSGLTWVLDPIDGTRGFLSGTPTWGVLIALSDESGPRLGVIDQPYTGERFCGGLGRATMTGPLGERPLGTRAPRGLDEAILFTTFPEIGTEADRTAFARVRDTARLTRYGMDCYAYALVAAGQIDLVVEAGLYPYDVGAPIAVIEAAGGVVTNWEGRPAHEGGRIVAAANSAIHAEALALLNG is encoded by the coding sequence ATGGCCGATATCTCAGACAATCTGGCCGAAGAGCTCTGGCTCACGGCGCATGCGCTGGCAGATGCCGCACGCGGCGCCATCCTGCCGCATTTCCGCGCGACCGGTCTCGATGCCGAGAACAAGGAAGCCGGGGGCTTCGATCCCGTCACCGTCGCCGACCATGCCGCCGAGACCGCCATGCGCGAGGTTCTGGCACAGCGCCGCCCGCAGGATGGAATCCTCGGCGAGGAGCAGGGCATCGTCGAGGGCACCTCGGGGCTGACCTGGGTTCTCGACCCGATCGACGGCACGCGTGGCTTTCTCAGCGGGACACCGACCTGGGGCGTGCTGATCGCGCTTTCGGACGAGAGCGGCCCGCGGCTCGGCGTGATCGACCAGCCCTACACCGGCGAGCGGTTCTGCGGCGGCCTCGGCCGCGCGACCATGACCGGTCCGCTGGGCGAGCGCCCGCTCGGCACCCGCGCGCCGCGCGGCCTGGACGAGGCGATCCTCTTCACCACCTTCCCCGAGATCGGCACCGAGGCCGACCGCACCGCCTTTGCCCGCGTGCGCGACACCGCCCGGCTGACCCGCTACGGGATGGACTGCTATGCCTACGCGCTCGTCGCTGCCGGCCAGATCGACCTCGTGGTCGAGGCCGGGCTCTATCCTTACGACGTGGGCGCGCCCATCGCGGTGATCGAGGCTGCGGGCGGTGTCGTCACCAATTGGGAAGGGCGCCCCGCGCATGAGGGCGGGCGCATCGTCGCCGCCGCCAACAGCGCGATCCATGCCGAGGCGCTCGCGCTGCTGAACGGCTGA
- a CDS encoding helix-turn-helix domain-containing protein, with protein sequence MTHPVDVHVGKRIRHRRWLVGMTQQQLAERVGIKFQQIQKYETGANRVSASRLWDIADALEVPVSFFFEGIESEAEQEAAQASAVAAAMPADILGDKEALDLVRSYYAIPENQRRRLFELARVLSDVA encoded by the coding sequence ATGACGCATCCCGTCGATGTCCACGTGGGCAAGCGCATCCGCCATCGTCGATGGCTGGTGGGCATGACCCAGCAGCAGCTTGCCGAGCGGGTGGGTATCAAGTTCCAGCAGATTCAGAAATATGAAACCGGCGCCAACCGCGTCAGCGCCTCCCGGCTCTGGGATATCGCCGACGCGCTCGAGGTGCCGGTGAGCTTCTTCTTCGAAGGGATCGAAAGCGAAGCCGAGCAGGAGGCCGCCCAGGCTTCCGCGGTCGCAGCAGCCATGCCGGCCGACATCCTCGGCGACAAGGAAGCGCTCGACCTCGTGCGCTCCTACTATGCGATCCCCGAAAACCAGCGCCGTCGCCTGTTCGAACTCGCCCGGGTTCTGTCCGACGTGGCTTGA
- a CDS encoding NADPH:quinone oxidoreductase family protein → MRALHLTSHEIPPVLSDLSEPNPGPGQIGVRIAACGLNFADLLMMQGRYQDTPPLPFTLGLEVSGTVERVGDGVTGFAPGDRVAVFGGRDGLAEYGVFDASRAVLMPDSMSFEDAAAFQIAYGTSHLALGHRAQLQPGETLLVLGAAGGVGLTAVEIGKLMGATVIACARGPEKLEIARKAGADHLIDARSEDIREAVRALGGSDVVYDAVGGDQFTAAFRSAKPEARILTIGFASGDVPQIKANHLLVKNLTVMGLYWGGYLTFRPEVLTGSLAELFAWYDADRIQPHISHVLPLDRAMEGLELLRERKSTGKVVIRIPG, encoded by the coding sequence ATGCGCGCGCTGCATCTCACGTCACATGAAATACCGCCCGTTCTGAGCGATCTGTCCGAACCGAATCCCGGCCCCGGACAGATCGGCGTCCGCATCGCCGCCTGCGGCCTGAACTTCGCCGACCTGCTGATGATGCAGGGCCGCTACCAGGACACGCCGCCCCTGCCCTTCACGCTCGGGCTCGAGGTCTCGGGCACGGTGGAGCGCGTCGGAGACGGGGTGACGGGTTTCGCGCCCGGCGACCGGGTGGCGGTCTTCGGTGGCCGCGACGGGCTGGCCGAATACGGCGTGTTCGATGCCAGCCGTGCGGTCCTCATGCCCGACAGCATGAGCTTCGAGGACGCCGCCGCCTTCCAGATCGCCTATGGCACCAGCCACCTTGCGCTGGGGCACCGCGCGCAGCTGCAACCCGGAGAGACGCTGCTGGTGCTCGGTGCCGCCGGCGGCGTGGGGCTGACGGCAGTCGAGATCGGCAAGCTGATGGGCGCGACGGTCATCGCCTGCGCCCGCGGCCCCGAGAAGCTCGAGATCGCGCGCAAGGCCGGGGCCGACCACCTGATCGACGCGCGCAGCGAAGACATCCGCGAGGCGGTGCGCGCCCTCGGCGGCTCCGACGTGGTCTACGACGCGGTGGGCGGCGACCAGTTCACCGCCGCCTTCCGCTCGGCCAAGCCCGAGGCCCGGATCCTGACCATCGGCTTTGCCAGCGGGGACGTCCCGCAGATCAAGGCGAACCACCTGCTGGTGAAGAACCTGACCGTCATGGGCCTTTACTGGGGTGGCTACCTGACCTTCCGGCCCGAGGTGCTCACCGGCTCGCTGGCCGAACTCTTCGCCTGGTATGACGCCGACCGCATCCAGCCGCACATCAGCCACGTCCTGCCGCTCGACCGGGCAATGGAGGGGCTGGAGCTGCTGCGCGAGCGCAAGTCCACCGGCAAGGTGGTCATCCGCATCCCCGGCTAG
- a CDS encoding LysR family transcriptional regulator, with translation MRNLDITTLRSFVAVADAGGVTRAAGFLNLTQSAVSMQLKRLEEMLDLALLDRSGRGVSLTPAGEQLLAYARRMVELNDEIYARLTMQDWEGEIVLGVPHDVVYPVIPRVMKKMQRDFPRVRLQLLSSYTAELKSLFARGAVDVILTTEAEPAEGGESLLDVPLRWYGAPGGTAWKSRPLRIAFSRRCGFRPVAVSLMEREGFEWELAVDSESDRTIEVSVSADLAVTPVLEGHAPAHFEMVPPGVLPELGMQKVCLYASGARPRILEPLLEMLRCEFQTLRPRTDIAAQ, from the coding sequence ATGCGCAATCTCGACATCACCACCCTGCGGTCCTTCGTGGCCGTCGCCGATGCCGGAGGCGTCACCCGTGCCGCCGGCTTCCTGAACCTCACGCAATCGGCCGTCTCGATGCAGCTCAAGCGGCTGGAAGAGATGCTCGACCTCGCGCTGCTCGACCGCTCCGGGCGCGGCGTCAGCCTCACCCCGGCGGGCGAGCAGTTGCTGGCCTACGCGCGGCGGATGGTCGAGCTGAACGACGAGATCTACGCCCGTCTCACCATGCAGGACTGGGAGGGCGAGATCGTGCTCGGCGTGCCGCACGACGTGGTCTACCCGGTCATTCCGCGCGTGATGAAGAAGATGCAGCGCGACTTTCCCCGCGTGCGGCTGCAGCTGTTGAGCTCCTACACCGCCGAGTTGAAGTCTCTTTTCGCGCGTGGTGCGGTCGACGTCATCCTGACCACCGAGGCCGAGCCGGCCGAGGGCGGAGAGTCGCTGCTCGACGTGCCGTTGCGCTGGTATGGCGCGCCCGGCGGCACCGCGTGGAAGTCGCGGCCCCTGCGGATCGCGTTTTCGCGGCGGTGCGGGTTCCGTCCCGTGGCGGTCTCCCTCATGGAGCGGGAAGGCTTCGAGTGGGAACTTGCGGTGGATTCCGAGAGCGACCGCACCATCGAGGTCTCGGTCTCGGCCGACCTTGCGGTCACGCCGGTGCTCGAGGGGCACGCCCCGGCGCATTTCGAGATGGTGCCGCCGGGCGTGCTGCCGGAGCTCGGCATGCAGAAGGTCTGCCTCTACGCGTCGGGCGCACGTCCGCGCATCCTCGAGCCCCTGCTCGAGATGCTGCGCTGCGAATTCCAGACGCTGCGGCCGCGCACGGACATCGCCGCGCAGTAG
- a CDS encoding DUF1127 domain-containing protein translates to MSRDFSLPRAAARSCRPARRRSLLARLLDLQALMRQRRRLAELDDAALRDIGISRADALREAARKPWDAPSHWRD, encoded by the coding sequence ATGTCCCGTGACTTTTCCCTGCCCCGCGCTGCCGCCCGTTCCTGCCGGCCCGCGCGCCGCCGGTCGCTGCTGGCCCGGCTGCTCGACCTTCAGGCACTGATGCGCCAGCGCCGCCGCCTCGCCGAGCTCGACGACGCAGCCCTGCGCGACATCGGCATCAGCCGCGCCGATGCCCTGCGCGAGGCGGCACGCAAGCCTTGGGATGCGCCCTCGCACTGGCGTGATTGA
- a CDS encoding Bax inhibitor-1/YccA family protein translates to MAEYRTIRTATGARAAQIDEGLRAHMNKVYGTMSIGMLITFAVAWAVGTSPQLLSVFRDPATLQPNILGWIVMFAPLIMVFAFSAALNKISAATAQVFFWAFSAVMGLSLSWIFVAFTGFSIAQVFLVTSIAFAGLSLWGYTTKKDISGWGAFLIMGVIGILVASIVNIFLGSPAIAFAISILGVLIFAGLTAYDTQNIKNTYLQHAAHGDSEWLGKAAIMGALQLYLDFINMFMFLLQLFGNRE, encoded by the coding sequence ATGGCAGAATACAGAACAATCCGGACCGCCACCGGAGCGCGCGCGGCCCAGATTGACGAGGGTCTTCGCGCCCACATGAACAAGGTCTACGGGACCATGTCCATCGGGATGCTGATCACCTTCGCAGTGGCATGGGCCGTAGGTACGTCCCCCCAGCTGCTGAGCGTGTTCCGCGATCCCGCAACGCTTCAGCCCAACATCCTGGGCTGGATCGTCATGTTCGCTCCGCTGATCATGGTGTTCGCGTTCAGCGCGGCGCTGAACAAGATCTCGGCCGCCACCGCACAGGTGTTCTTCTGGGCCTTCTCGGCCGTGATGGGCCTGTCGCTCAGCTGGATCTTCGTGGCCTTCACCGGCTTCTCGATCGCGCAGGTGTTCCTCGTGACCTCGATCGCCTTCGCGGGCCTGTCGCTGTGGGGCTACACCACGAAAAAGGACATCTCGGGTTGGGGCGCGTTCCTGATCATGGGTGTCATCGGCATTCTCGTGGCGTCGATCGTCAACATCTTCCTCGGGTCGCCCGCGATTGCCTTCGCGATCTCGATCCTCGGTGTGCTGATCTTCGCGGGCCTCACCGCCTACGACACGCAGAACATCAAGAACACCTACCTCCAGCACGCGGCGCATGGCGACAGCGAGTGGCTGGGCAAGGCCGCCATCATGGGCGCGCTGCAGCTCTACCTCGACTTCATCAACATGTTCATGTTCCTGCTGCAGCTCTTCGGAAACCGCGAGTAA